One segment of Erigeron canadensis isolate Cc75 chromosome 2, C_canadensis_v1, whole genome shotgun sequence DNA contains the following:
- the LOC122590171 gene encoding topless-related protein 1-like isoform X1, giving the protein MSSLSRELVFLILQFLDEEKFKETVHKLEQESGFFFNMKYFEDEVHNGNWDEVEKYLSGFTKVDDNRYSMKIFFEIRKQKYLEALDKHDRSKGVEILVKDLKVFASFNEDLFKEITQLLTLENFRENEQLSKYGDTKSARAIMLVELKKLIEANPLFRDKLQFPNLKNSRLRTLINQSLNWQHQLCKNPRPNPDIKTLFVDHSCGQPNGARAPSPANNPLLGSLPKAGGFPPLGAHGPFQPTPAPVPTPLAGWMSNPPAVSHPTVSGSAIGLGSPSISAALKHPRTPTNPSLDYPSAESDHISKRTRPMGITDEVNLPVNVLPVSFPGLASHSQAFSAPDDLPKTVARTLNQGSSPMSMDFHPIQQTLLLVGTNVGDIGLWEVGSREKLVLKNFKVWNLSACSMSLQAALVKDPGVSVNRVIWSPDGALFGVAYSRHIVQIYSYHGGDDVRQNVEIDAHVGGVNDLAFSHPNKQLCVITCGDDKTIKVWDATTGVKKYTFEGHEAPVYSVCPHYKENIQFIFSTALDGKIKAWLYDNMGSRVDYEAPGRWCTTMAYSADGTRLFSCGTSKDGESHIVEWNESEGAVKRTYMGFRKRSLGVVQFDTTKNRFLAAGDDFSIKYWDMDNTQLLTSIDADGGLPASPRIRFNKDGALLAVSANDNGIKILANSDGLRLLRTFENLSFDGAASRTPEAAKPTINTISAVANNSAALAERVQSVGSISAVNGDARSMADVKPRIGEESNDKSKIWKLTEINEASQCRSLKLPENMRVTKISRLIYTNSGNAILALASNAIHLLWKWQRNERNSSGKATAGVSPQLWQPSSGILMTNDVAETNPEESVACFALSKNDSYVMSASGGKISLFNMMTFKTMTTFMPPPPAATFLAFHPQDNNIIAIGMDDSTIQIYNVRVDEVKSKLKGHSKRITGLAFSHVLNVLVSSGADAQICVWSSDGWEKQKSRYVQLPPGRTPSPQSDTRVQFHHDQIHFLVVHETQLAIYETTKLECVKQWIQRESSAPISHATFSCDSQLIYASFLDSTICVFTASHLRLRCRINPAAYLTSNLNVHPLVIAAHPQEPNQFALGLSDGMVHVLEPLESDGRWGVPPPAENGSTSTVPATPPAAGSGSEQPTQR; this is encoded by the exons ATGTCATCTCTAAGTAGAGAGCTAGTGTTCCTGATATTGCAGTTTCTTGATGAAGAAAAATTTAAGGAGACTGTTCACAA GCTCGAACAAGAATCGGGGTTTTTCTTTAACATGAAGTATTTTGAGGATGAGGTGCATAATGGGAACTGGGATGAGGTTGAGAAATACCTTTCTGGTTTCACTAAAGTTGATGATAATCGATATTCGATGAAGATATTTTTCGAAATAAGGAAGCAGAAGTATCTTGAGGCATTGGATAA GCATGATAGGTCAAAGGGTGTTGAGATCCTTGTAAAAGATCTTAAAGTGTTTGCTTCATTCAATGAAGACCTTTTTAAGGAGATAACACAATTGTTGACTTTGGAAAACTTTAG GGAGAATGAACAATTGTCCAAATATGGAGATACTAAATCGGCCAGGGCTATAATGTTGGTTGAGCTAAAGAAGCTTATTGAAGCAAATCCCTTGTTTCGTGACAAATTGCAATTTCCAAACCTTAAGAATTCAAGGTTAAGGACTCTCATAAACCAAAG CTTGAATTGGCAGCACCAACTTTGCAAGAACCCAAGGCCAAATCCAGATATCAAAACTTTATTTGTAGACCATTCGTGTGGACAACCAAACGGTGCACGTGCTCCGTCACCGGCTAACAATCCACTTCTTGGTTCGTTACCAAAAGCTGGAGGCTTCCCACCTCTCGGTGCACATGGG CCGTTTCAACCTACACCAGCTCCAGTACCGACTCCCCTTGCAGGTTGGATGTCTAATCCCCCAGCTGTATCTCATCCAACAGTATCTGGTAGTGCAATTGGTCTTGGTAGTCCCTCTATTTCAG CAGCTTTGAAGCACCCAAGGACTCCAACAAATCCTTCTTTGGATTACCCATCTGCAGAATCTGATCATATTAGCAAACGAACAAGGCCCATGGGGATAACTGACGAG GTTAATCTGCCTGTTAACGTGTTGCCTGTGTCATTTCCGGGTCTTGCCAGTCATAGTCAAGCTTTTAGTGCACCTGATGACTTGCCTAAAACAGTTGCAAGGACTCTAAATCAGGGCTCATCTCCTATGAGCATGGACTTTCATCCTATTCAACAAACATTACTCTTAG TCGGAACAAATGTGGGAGACATTGGACTATGGGAAGTTGGTTCAAGGGAAAAGCTGGTTCTTAAGAATTTCAAAGTTTGGAATCTCAGTGCATGTTCAATGTCTCTGCAG GCTGCTCTAGTGAAGGATCCTGGTGTCTCAGTGAACCGTGTAATTTGGAGTCCAGATGGAGCATTGTTTG GAGTTGCGTATTCAAGGCACATTGTACAAATATATTCATATCATGGAGGTGATGATGTCAGACAGAATGTAGAG ATTGATGCTCATGTTGGCGGAGTAAATGATCTTGCATTCTCTCATCCCAACAAGCAACTTTGTGTGATAACTTGTGGGGATGACAAGACCATCAAG GTCTGGGATGCGACAACTGGtgttaaaaagtacacttttgaAGGTCATGAAGCTCCTGTATATTCTGTATGCCCTCACTATAAAGAGAACATTCAGTTCATATTTTCAACGGCTTTGGATGGGAAGATAAAAGCATGGTTGTATGATAACATGGGATCACGAGTTGATTACGAGGCTCCGGGTCGCTGGTGCACAACAATGGCATACAGTGCTGATGGGACAAG GCTCTTTTCATGCGGGACTAGCAAGGATGGGGAGTCACACATTGTGGAATGGAACGAGAGTGAAGGGGCTGTAAAAAGAACGTATATGGGTTTCCGGAAACGATCTCTAGGTGTTGTTCAGTTTGATACTACTAAAAACCGGTTTTTGGCAGCCGGTGATGATTTTTCCATTAAATATTGGGATATGGACAATACTCAGCTTTTGACAAGTATTGATGCTGATGGAGGTCTTCCG GCAAGCCCACGTATCCGGTTCAATAAAGATGGCGCCCTCTTGGCTGTTTCTGCGAATGATAATGGTATAAAAATTCTGGCAAATTCAGACGGTCTTAGATTACTTCGCACTTTTGAGAATCTTTCATTCGATGGTGCTGCTTCAAGAACTCCTGAAGCTGCGAAG CCTACCATCAACACTATATCTGCTGTGGCGAATAATAGTGCTGCATTAGCAGAAAGGGTTCAATCAGTTGGGTCAATCTCTGCAGTG AACGGTGATGCCCGAAGCATGGCAGATGTGAAACCTAGGATTGGGGAAGAATCCAATGACAAATCAAAGATTTGGAAACTCACTGAGATTAATGAAGCTTCTCAGTGTCGGTCACTGAAGCTCCCAGAGAACATGAGAGTGACGAAG ATATCAAGATTGATATATACAAATTCTGGAAATGCTATATTAGCATTAGCATCGAATGCTATCCATTTGTTGTGGAAATGGCAACGTAATGAACGTAACTCAAGTGGCAAG GCAACGGCTGGTGTTTCACCACAGCTATGGCAACCTTCAAGTGGAATTTTGATGACTAATGATGTGGCGGAGACTAACCCTGAAGAATCTGTGGCCTGCTTTGCTTTGTCTAAAAACGATTCTTATGTGATGTCTGCGTCAGGAGGAAAGATCTCCTTGTTCAATATGATGACATTCAAG ACAATGACTACATTCATGCCTCCACCACCTGCAGCAACGTTTCTTGCTTTCCATCCACAAGACAACAACATCATAGCAATTGGTATGGATGACTCAACAATCCAGATCTATAACGTTCGTGTTGATGAG GTTAAAAGCAAACTAAAAGGCCACTCAAAAAGAATCACGGGTCTTGCCTTTTCTCATGTGCTAAATGTCCTAGTCTCATCTGGAGCTGATGCTCAG ATCTGCGTATGGAGTTCTGATGGATGGGAAAAACAAAAGTCACGGTACGTCCAACTCCCTCCAGGGAGGACACCGTCACCACAGTCTGATACTCGGGTTCAGTTTCATCATGATCAGATCCATTTTCTTGTTGTTCACGAGACTCAACTCGCTATCTATGAAACAACAAAACTAGAATGCGTAAAACAG TGGATCCAACGTGAATCTTCAGCCCCAATATCACATGCAACTTTTTCATGTGATAGTCAGCTGATATATGCAAGCTTCCTAGATTCAACTATTTGTGTGTTCACTGCTTCTCACCTCCGTCTTCGTTGTCGTATTAATCCAGCTGCATATCTTACAAG TAACTTAAATGTGCACCCGCTGGTGATCGCTGCTCATCCACAAGAACCTAATCAATTTGCATTAGGCCTTTCAGATGGAATGGTTCATGTTTTGGAGCCTCTTGAATCTGACGGCAGATGGGGTGTGCCACCACCAGCTGAAAATGGCTCCACAAGCACTGTCCCCGCTACACCCCCAGCTGCTGGTTCAGGGTCGGAACAACCCACCCAAAGATGA
- the LOC122586917 gene encoding COBW domain-containing protein 1, with translation MTSASINLTTTFIGFTTKLHKTSLSGNHFRRLYTNITFRHLNLTTNSPFSRPPLTAVSDRFSRNFSASETATPPQQDEDSDILTKIPPDDRIPATIITGFLGSGKTTLLNHILTADHGKRIAVIENEYGEVDIDGSLVAAKAAGVEDIIMLNNGCLCCTVRGDLVRMIGELVSKKKGKFDHIVIETTGLANPAPIIQTFYAEDQIFNDVKLDGVVTLVDAKHANIHLNDVKPKGVVNEAVEQIAYADRIIVNKTDLVGNGEVAALVQRIKGINRMAELKRTEFGKVDLDYVLGIGGFDLERIDAAIEEEAKVDEHHHDHEHEHDHDHDNCHDHDHHHHDHDHKHEHHDHTHDPGVSSVSIVCEGTLDLEKANFWLGTLLMDRSEDIYRMKGLLSIDGMDERFVFQGVHDIFQGSPDRPWNPDEQRVNKIVFIGKNLDAQELEKGFKTCLM, from the exons ATGACATCAGCATCAATTAACCTAACTACTACTTTTATCGGATTCACTACTAAGCTTCATAAAACCTCACTTTCCGGCAATCATTTCCGTCGTCTCTATACAAACATCACTTTCCGTCATCTAAATCTCACAACAAATTCACCTTTCTCCCGTCCGCCCCTCACCGCCGTTAGTGACCGCTTCTCACGCAACTTCTCTGCTTCCGAAACCGCTACGCCACCTCAGCAGGACGAAGATTCCGATATCCTGACGAAGATTCCGCCGGACGATCGTATTCCGGCGACGATCATTACTGGTTTCTTAGGTTCCGGCAAG ACTACATTGTTGAACCATATACTGACAGCTGATCACGGTAAACGGATCGCAGTTATCGAAAATGAG TATGGAGAGGTAGATATTGATGGATCCTTAGTTGCTGCAAAAGCTGCTGGAGTGGAGGACATTATCATGCTTAACAATGGTTGTTTGTGCTGTACAGTCAGGGGTGATCTAGTTAGAATGATAGGAGAGTTGGTGAGTAAAAAGAAAGGGAAATTTGACCATATTGTCATAGAGACTACAG GGCTAGCAAATCCAGCACCAATTATTCAGACATTTTATGCTGAAGATCAGATTTTTAATGATGTTAAGCTGGATGGTGTAGTCACCTTGGTAGATGCAAAGCATGCGAATATTCATTTGAATGATGTTAAGCCGAAAGGAGTTGTCAACGAGGCAGTAGAGCAAATTGCTTATGCTGACCGTATAATAGTCAACAAG ACTGATCTTGTTGGAAATGGGGAAGTGGCTGCTTTGGTTCAGCGGATAAAG GGCATTAATCGCATGGCCGAATTAAAGCGTACTGAGTTCGGAAAAGTGGATTTGGATTACGTTCTTGGGATTGGAGGTTTTGATTTAGAAAG AATTGATGCTGCTATTGAGGAGGAAGCAAAGGTTGATGAGCACCATCATGACCACGAGCATGAACATGATCATGACCATGATAATTGTCATGATCATGATCATCACCATCATGACCATGACCATAAACATG AACATCACGATCACACTCATGACCCTGGTGTCTCTTCGGTCAGCATAGTTTGTGAAGGGACCTTAGATCTTGAAAAG GCTAACTTCTGGCTTGGCACATTATTAATGGATAGAAGTGAGGATATATATCGCATGAAGGGACTTCTATCTATCGATGGGATGGATGAGAGATTTGTCTTCCAG GGAGTACATGACATATTTCAAGGATCACCAGATCGGCCGTGGAACCCGGATGAGCAAAGGGTAAACAAGATTGTGTTCATAGGGAAGAATTTAGATGCCCAGGAGTTGGAGAAGGGCTTTAAGACATGTTTAATGTGA
- the LOC122590171 gene encoding topless-related protein 1-like isoform X2, producing the protein MSSLSRELVFLILQFLDEEKFKETVHKLEQESGFFFNMKYFEDEVHNGNWDEVEKYLSGFTKVDDNRYSMKIFFEIRKQKYLEALDKHDRSKGVEILVKDLKVFASFNEDLFKEITQLLTLENFRENEQLSKYGDTKSARAIMLVELKKLIEANPLFRDKLQFPNLKNSRLRTLINQSLNWQHQLCKNPRPNPDIKTLFVDHSCGQPNGARAPSPANNPLLGSLPKAGGFPPLGAHGPFQPTPAPVPTPLAGWMSNPPAVSHPTVSGSAIGLGSPSISALKHPRTPTNPSLDYPSAESDHISKRTRPMGITDEVNLPVNVLPVSFPGLASHSQAFSAPDDLPKTVARTLNQGSSPMSMDFHPIQQTLLLVGTNVGDIGLWEVGSREKLVLKNFKVWNLSACSMSLQAALVKDPGVSVNRVIWSPDGALFGVAYSRHIVQIYSYHGGDDVRQNVEIDAHVGGVNDLAFSHPNKQLCVITCGDDKTIKVWDATTGVKKYTFEGHEAPVYSVCPHYKENIQFIFSTALDGKIKAWLYDNMGSRVDYEAPGRWCTTMAYSADGTRLFSCGTSKDGESHIVEWNESEGAVKRTYMGFRKRSLGVVQFDTTKNRFLAAGDDFSIKYWDMDNTQLLTSIDADGGLPASPRIRFNKDGALLAVSANDNGIKILANSDGLRLLRTFENLSFDGAASRTPEAAKPTINTISAVANNSAALAERVQSVGSISAVNGDARSMADVKPRIGEESNDKSKIWKLTEINEASQCRSLKLPENMRVTKISRLIYTNSGNAILALASNAIHLLWKWQRNERNSSGKATAGVSPQLWQPSSGILMTNDVAETNPEESVACFALSKNDSYVMSASGGKISLFNMMTFKTMTTFMPPPPAATFLAFHPQDNNIIAIGMDDSTIQIYNVRVDEVKSKLKGHSKRITGLAFSHVLNVLVSSGADAQICVWSSDGWEKQKSRYVQLPPGRTPSPQSDTRVQFHHDQIHFLVVHETQLAIYETTKLECVKQWIQRESSAPISHATFSCDSQLIYASFLDSTICVFTASHLRLRCRINPAAYLTSNLNVHPLVIAAHPQEPNQFALGLSDGMVHVLEPLESDGRWGVPPPAENGSTSTVPATPPAAGSGSEQPTQR; encoded by the exons ATGTCATCTCTAAGTAGAGAGCTAGTGTTCCTGATATTGCAGTTTCTTGATGAAGAAAAATTTAAGGAGACTGTTCACAA GCTCGAACAAGAATCGGGGTTTTTCTTTAACATGAAGTATTTTGAGGATGAGGTGCATAATGGGAACTGGGATGAGGTTGAGAAATACCTTTCTGGTTTCACTAAAGTTGATGATAATCGATATTCGATGAAGATATTTTTCGAAATAAGGAAGCAGAAGTATCTTGAGGCATTGGATAA GCATGATAGGTCAAAGGGTGTTGAGATCCTTGTAAAAGATCTTAAAGTGTTTGCTTCATTCAATGAAGACCTTTTTAAGGAGATAACACAATTGTTGACTTTGGAAAACTTTAG GGAGAATGAACAATTGTCCAAATATGGAGATACTAAATCGGCCAGGGCTATAATGTTGGTTGAGCTAAAGAAGCTTATTGAAGCAAATCCCTTGTTTCGTGACAAATTGCAATTTCCAAACCTTAAGAATTCAAGGTTAAGGACTCTCATAAACCAAAG CTTGAATTGGCAGCACCAACTTTGCAAGAACCCAAGGCCAAATCCAGATATCAAAACTTTATTTGTAGACCATTCGTGTGGACAACCAAACGGTGCACGTGCTCCGTCACCGGCTAACAATCCACTTCTTGGTTCGTTACCAAAAGCTGGAGGCTTCCCACCTCTCGGTGCACATGGG CCGTTTCAACCTACACCAGCTCCAGTACCGACTCCCCTTGCAGGTTGGATGTCTAATCCCCCAGCTGTATCTCATCCAACAGTATCTGGTAGTGCAATTGGTCTTGGTAGTCCCTCTATTTCAG CTTTGAAGCACCCAAGGACTCCAACAAATCCTTCTTTGGATTACCCATCTGCAGAATCTGATCATATTAGCAAACGAACAAGGCCCATGGGGATAACTGACGAG GTTAATCTGCCTGTTAACGTGTTGCCTGTGTCATTTCCGGGTCTTGCCAGTCATAGTCAAGCTTTTAGTGCACCTGATGACTTGCCTAAAACAGTTGCAAGGACTCTAAATCAGGGCTCATCTCCTATGAGCATGGACTTTCATCCTATTCAACAAACATTACTCTTAG TCGGAACAAATGTGGGAGACATTGGACTATGGGAAGTTGGTTCAAGGGAAAAGCTGGTTCTTAAGAATTTCAAAGTTTGGAATCTCAGTGCATGTTCAATGTCTCTGCAG GCTGCTCTAGTGAAGGATCCTGGTGTCTCAGTGAACCGTGTAATTTGGAGTCCAGATGGAGCATTGTTTG GAGTTGCGTATTCAAGGCACATTGTACAAATATATTCATATCATGGAGGTGATGATGTCAGACAGAATGTAGAG ATTGATGCTCATGTTGGCGGAGTAAATGATCTTGCATTCTCTCATCCCAACAAGCAACTTTGTGTGATAACTTGTGGGGATGACAAGACCATCAAG GTCTGGGATGCGACAACTGGtgttaaaaagtacacttttgaAGGTCATGAAGCTCCTGTATATTCTGTATGCCCTCACTATAAAGAGAACATTCAGTTCATATTTTCAACGGCTTTGGATGGGAAGATAAAAGCATGGTTGTATGATAACATGGGATCACGAGTTGATTACGAGGCTCCGGGTCGCTGGTGCACAACAATGGCATACAGTGCTGATGGGACAAG GCTCTTTTCATGCGGGACTAGCAAGGATGGGGAGTCACACATTGTGGAATGGAACGAGAGTGAAGGGGCTGTAAAAAGAACGTATATGGGTTTCCGGAAACGATCTCTAGGTGTTGTTCAGTTTGATACTACTAAAAACCGGTTTTTGGCAGCCGGTGATGATTTTTCCATTAAATATTGGGATATGGACAATACTCAGCTTTTGACAAGTATTGATGCTGATGGAGGTCTTCCG GCAAGCCCACGTATCCGGTTCAATAAAGATGGCGCCCTCTTGGCTGTTTCTGCGAATGATAATGGTATAAAAATTCTGGCAAATTCAGACGGTCTTAGATTACTTCGCACTTTTGAGAATCTTTCATTCGATGGTGCTGCTTCAAGAACTCCTGAAGCTGCGAAG CCTACCATCAACACTATATCTGCTGTGGCGAATAATAGTGCTGCATTAGCAGAAAGGGTTCAATCAGTTGGGTCAATCTCTGCAGTG AACGGTGATGCCCGAAGCATGGCAGATGTGAAACCTAGGATTGGGGAAGAATCCAATGACAAATCAAAGATTTGGAAACTCACTGAGATTAATGAAGCTTCTCAGTGTCGGTCACTGAAGCTCCCAGAGAACATGAGAGTGACGAAG ATATCAAGATTGATATATACAAATTCTGGAAATGCTATATTAGCATTAGCATCGAATGCTATCCATTTGTTGTGGAAATGGCAACGTAATGAACGTAACTCAAGTGGCAAG GCAACGGCTGGTGTTTCACCACAGCTATGGCAACCTTCAAGTGGAATTTTGATGACTAATGATGTGGCGGAGACTAACCCTGAAGAATCTGTGGCCTGCTTTGCTTTGTCTAAAAACGATTCTTATGTGATGTCTGCGTCAGGAGGAAAGATCTCCTTGTTCAATATGATGACATTCAAG ACAATGACTACATTCATGCCTCCACCACCTGCAGCAACGTTTCTTGCTTTCCATCCACAAGACAACAACATCATAGCAATTGGTATGGATGACTCAACAATCCAGATCTATAACGTTCGTGTTGATGAG GTTAAAAGCAAACTAAAAGGCCACTCAAAAAGAATCACGGGTCTTGCCTTTTCTCATGTGCTAAATGTCCTAGTCTCATCTGGAGCTGATGCTCAG ATCTGCGTATGGAGTTCTGATGGATGGGAAAAACAAAAGTCACGGTACGTCCAACTCCCTCCAGGGAGGACACCGTCACCACAGTCTGATACTCGGGTTCAGTTTCATCATGATCAGATCCATTTTCTTGTTGTTCACGAGACTCAACTCGCTATCTATGAAACAACAAAACTAGAATGCGTAAAACAG TGGATCCAACGTGAATCTTCAGCCCCAATATCACATGCAACTTTTTCATGTGATAGTCAGCTGATATATGCAAGCTTCCTAGATTCAACTATTTGTGTGTTCACTGCTTCTCACCTCCGTCTTCGTTGTCGTATTAATCCAGCTGCATATCTTACAAG TAACTTAAATGTGCACCCGCTGGTGATCGCTGCTCATCCACAAGAACCTAATCAATTTGCATTAGGCCTTTCAGATGGAATGGTTCATGTTTTGGAGCCTCTTGAATCTGACGGCAGATGGGGTGTGCCACCACCAGCTGAAAATGGCTCCACAAGCACTGTCCCCGCTACACCCCCAGCTGCTGGTTCAGGGTCGGAACAACCCACCCAAAGATGA
- the LOC122588869 gene encoding calcineurin subunit B-like, with the protein MGSASSTLTQYDIEDVQQHCNYLFSQQEIVSLYQRFCQLDRTAKGFISADEFLSVPEFSMNPLSQRLLKMVDGLNFKDFVIFLSAFNPKATMPQKIELIFKVYDSDYNGKVTFNDIMEVLRDLSGSFMSDKQREEVLIKVMQEAGYNKDSSLLLGDFVKILDHPGLKMDVEIPVD; encoded by the exons ATGGGCAGTGCTTCATCTACTCTAACTCAATATGACATTGAAGATGTTCAACAACACTGTAATTATCTTT TTTCCCAACAAGAGATAGTTTCTTTGTATCAAAGATTTTGCCAACTTGATCGTACTGCTAAAGGTTTTATATCTGCGGATGAGTTCCTATCCGTACCCGAGTTTTCGATGAATCCATTGTCCCAG AGATTGCTGAAGATGGTGGATGGTTTGAACTTTAAagattttgtgatttttttgtCTGCTTTTAATCCTAAAGCAACTATGCCTCAGAAGATTGAAC TTATCTTCAAAGTATATGATTCGGATTATAACGGGAAGGTGACTTTCAATGACATAATGGAGGTGTTGCGGGATTTAAGTGGCTCATTCATGTCAGACAAGCAACGAGAG GAAGTATTGATCAAAGTTATGCAGGAAGCTGGCTACAATAAAGATTCTTCTCTGTTGTTGGGTGACTTTGTTAAG ATTCTTGACCATCCTGGATTGAAGATGGATGTTGAGATCCCAGTTGACTAA